A part of Lacinutrix sp. 5H-3-7-4 genomic DNA contains:
- a CDS encoding aspartate kinase: MLVLKFGGTSVGSIENMIHVKEIINNRHKKIVVLSAMSGTTNLLVKISEHIKHKNIDEALIVVNNLRNNYNTTIKNLITNQQFYKTVFVYVNDVFNTLEALVNSEFTNLLYNQIVAQGELLSTYIFSRYLMQEGIKTALLPALDFMRIDKTNEPDNFYIQQNLNRIMGETPNADIYITQGFICRNAKGDISNLQRGGSDYTATIIGAVVNAKEVQIWTDIDGFHNNDPRFVENTNAISNLSFDESAELAYFGAKILHPQTVMPVRALDIPVRLKNTMSPKAHGTLITNQIHGEGIKAIAAKDGITAIKIKSARMLLAHGFLKKVFEIFERYETAIDMITTSEIAVSLTVDNTTHLSEIVEELDHFATVEVDDYMSIVCLVGNAIIYHPDTPNLFQVLQDVNVRMISYGGSNNNISLLIKTSDKIETLQKLQRYVFESECVLV, translated from the coding sequence ATGTTAGTATTAAAATTTGGAGGAACATCTGTTGGGTCTATAGAAAACATGATTCATGTAAAAGAAATAATTAATAATAGGCATAAAAAAATAGTAGTATTATCTGCAATGTCTGGTACTACTAATTTATTAGTAAAAATTTCAGAGCATATAAAACACAAAAATATAGATGAGGCTTTAATTGTTGTTAATAATCTTAGGAATAATTACAATACAACTATTAAAAATCTTATAACAAATCAACAGTTTTATAAAACAGTTTTTGTTTATGTAAACGATGTGTTTAATACGTTAGAGGCATTGGTTAATAGTGAATTTACTAATTTGTTATATAATCAAATTGTAGCTCAAGGCGAATTATTGTCTACCTATATATTTAGTAGATATTTAATGCAAGAAGGCATAAAAACAGCATTATTGCCTGCTTTAGATTTTATGAGAATTGATAAAACCAATGAACCAGACAACTTTTATATCCAGCAAAATTTAAATAGAATAATGGGCGAAACTCCAAATGCAGATATTTATATTACGCAAGGATTTATTTGCCGAAACGCTAAAGGTGATATAAGTAACTTACAACGAGGAGGTAGTGATTATACTGCAACAATAATTGGTGCTGTAGTTAATGCAAAAGAAGTGCAAATCTGGACAGATATTGATGGGTTTCATAATAACGATCCGCGATTTGTAGAAAACACAAATGCTATTTCTAATTTATCTTTTGATGAGTCTGCAGAGTTAGCATATTTTGGAGCAAAAATATTACACCCACAAACCGTAATGCCTGTTAGAGCTTTAGATATTCCTGTACGTTTAAAAAATACAATGTCTCCTAAAGCACATGGAACATTAATTACAAATCAAATTCATGGAGAAGGCATAAAAGCAATAGCAGCAAAAGATGGCATTACAGCGATAAAAATAAAATCTGCTAGAATGTTACTAGCGCACGGTTTTTTAAAGAAAGTATTCGAGATCTTTGAGCGCTACGAAACAGCTATAGATATGATTACAACGTCTGAAATAGCTGTGTCTTTAACAGTAGATAATACTACGCATTTATCTGAAATAGTAGAAGAGTTAGACCATTTTGCAACAGTTGAGGTAGACGATTATATGAGTATTGTGTGTTTAGTAGGAAATGCTATTATTTACCATCCAGATACACCAAATTTATTTCAAGTATTACAAGATGTTAACGTGAGAATGATTTCTTATGGAGGTAGTAATAACAATATTTCACTATTAATTAAAACTAGTGATAAAATTGAAACGCTTCAAAAATTACAGCGTTACGTTTTTGAAAGTGAATGTGTTTTAGTTTAA
- the thiL gene encoding thiamine-phosphate kinase, with product MIEDKNQQLTPLSELGEFGLINHLTKQFEIKQESTVKSIGDDAAVLDSKEKQIVVTTDLLVEGVHFDLSYVPLKHLGYKSIVVNLSDVFAMNAKATQVTVSIAVSNRFPLEALEELYEGIALASKIYNVDVVGGDTTSSTSGLLISVTAIGEVIAEDVVYRSGAKPNDLLVVSGDLGGAYMGLQILEREKEVFKVNPNNQPDLDAYTYIMERQLKPEARKDIIKLLKDLEVKPTAMIDLSDGLSSEILHICKASKVGCDLYEEKIPLDPQVISTCEEFNIDSTTVALNGGEDYELLMTISQDDYPKIKANPNFTVIGFITEENAGVNLVTRAETKIPITAQGWKNFDS from the coding sequence ATGATAGAAGACAAAAACCAGCAACTTACACCGTTAAGCGAATTAGGAGAATTTGGTTTAATAAACCATTTAACTAAACAGTTTGAAATAAAACAGGAATCTACAGTAAAAAGTATTGGTGATGATGCCGCTGTTTTAGACTCAAAAGAAAAGCAAATTGTAGTAACAACAGATCTTTTGGTTGAAGGTGTGCATTTTGATTTAAGCTATGTGCCTCTAAAACACTTAGGTTATAAGTCTATTGTTGTAAATTTATCTGATGTTTTTGCTATGAATGCTAAGGCAACACAGGTAACAGTTTCTATTGCGGTTTCTAATAGGTTTCCATTAGAAGCGTTAGAAGAGTTGTATGAAGGTATAGCTTTGGCTTCAAAAATATATAATGTTGATGTTGTTGGTGGAGATACTACGTCTTCAACATCTGGTTTGTTAATTTCTGTTACAGCAATAGGGGAAGTAATAGCAGAAGATGTGGTGTATAGAAGCGGAGCAAAACCAAATGATTTACTAGTGGTTTCTGGAGATTTAGGTGGTGCTTATATGGGACTTCAAATTTTAGAAAGAGAGAAAGAGGTTTTTAAAGTTAACCCAAATAATCAACCAGATTTAGATGCTTATACATATATAATGGAGCGTCAATTAAAACCTGAAGCAAGAAAAGATATTATTAAACTTTTAAAAGATTTAGAGGTTAAACCAACAGCAATGATTGATTTAAGCGATGGTTTATCTTCTGAAATTCTTCATATTTGTAAAGCTAGTAAAGTAGGTTGTGATTTGTATGAAGAAAAAATACCATTAGATCCTCAAGTAATTTCTACTTGCGAAGAATTTAATATAGATAGTACAACCGTTGCCTTAAATGGAGGTGAAGATTATGAACTGTTAATGACGATTTCTCAAGACGATTATCCAAAAATTAAAGCAAACCCTAATTTTACTGTTATTGGTTTTATTACAGAAGAAAACGCAGGTGTAAACCTAGTTACTAGAGCAGAAACTAAAATTCCAATTACAGCTCAAGGCTGGAAAAACTTCGACAGTTAA
- a CDS encoding alpha/beta fold hydrolase, producing MKLEYKGINVFYNDIGNGPTVVLLHGFLEDHSMWDSVLKPLSQNNRVITIDLLGHGQTESLGYIHTMEDMALCVNAVLKKLNLKQYTLIGHSMGGYVALAFASLYPNTIKGLCLLNSTFKSDSNERKLLRVRANKMAQTNFKNLIKMSFANLFSKESKELHIKKYNQALDVALKTSLQGYMAANEGMIQRKDFSRFFAEASFKKMILLGKKDAIIDVKLIIEYAEVKHIEYHVFSEGHMSHIENKEDFLTQLMFFIEKI from the coding sequence ATGAAATTAGAATACAAAGGCATTAATGTTTTTTATAATGATATTGGTAATGGTCCTACTGTTGTTTTACTACACGGTTTTCTTGAAGACCACTCTATGTGGGATTCGGTTTTAAAGCCATTATCACAAAATAATAGAGTAATAACTATAGATTTATTGGGTCACGGACAAACAGAATCCTTAGGCTATATACACACTATGGAAGATATGGCTTTATGTGTAAATGCTGTTTTAAAAAAATTAAATTTAAAACAATATACGCTTATTGGACACTCTATGGGCGGCTATGTAGCTTTAGCTTTTGCTAGTTTATACCCAAATACCATTAAAGGCCTCTGTTTATTAAATTCTACATTTAAAAGTGACAGTAATGAACGAAAGCTATTAAGAGTACGAGCTAATAAAATGGCACAAACGAATTTTAAAAACTTAATTAAAATGAGTTTTGCAAACTTATTTAGTAAAGAAAGCAAAGAGCTTCACATAAAAAAATATAACCAAGCTTTAGATGTAGCATTAAAAACTTCTCTTCAAGGTTATATGGCTGCAAATGAAGGTATGATACAACGCAAAGATTTTTCAAGGTTTTTTGCTGAAGCAAGTTTTAAAAAAATGATTCTTTTAGGAAAAAAAGATGCTATAATAGATGTGAAATTAATTATTGAATATGCTGAAGTTAAACATATTGAATATCATGTGTTTTCAGAAGGACACATGAGTCATATTGAGAATAAAGAGGATTTCTTAACACAATTAATGTTTTTTATCGAAAAAATATAG
- the brnQ gene encoding branched-chain amino acid transport system II carrier protein — MNKTKEILVVGFALFSMFFGAGNLILPPFLGVQAGEQWLLVALGFVITAVIIPILGILAHARLQGTMYDFGKKVSPVFSTVYCIIVYAISISLPAPRTASVVHEMAIAPFFNTSTLLTSGLYFLLVFLFVINRSKVINLLGKFLTPLIIIILLSIIVVGVVSAPSVVNPSSFKTPIISGLLEGYQTFDAIGAVVIGSVVVISLKLKGYSAFEAKKELIKKSGFVAGLGLFIIYTGLILCGSLYNTTFVEASSRTQILSSLSTQTLGHVGTIFLSVLVSLACFTTAIGIVTGTADYVKSLFKESQTAYYITAFLGCILGVIVGKFNVGFIIDIALPALMFIYPITIILILLNVLPVKYTSKLVFRGVVLVTFLFSIPDFLKFIVSSPQKLEQITSLIPMAKYSLGWVMPAVIIFLVLNIENFSTKSLTN; from the coding sequence TTGAATAAAACGAAAGAAATATTAGTTGTTGGTTTTGCCTTGTTCTCAATGTTTTTTGGTGCAGGCAACCTTATTTTGCCTCCTTTTTTAGGAGTGCAAGCAGGAGAGCAGTGGCTACTTGTTGCATTGGGTTTTGTTATTACAGCAGTAATAATTCCAATATTAGGTATACTTGCACATGCAAGATTGCAAGGTACAATGTATGATTTTGGGAAAAAAGTATCTCCGGTTTTTAGTACTGTATACTGTATAATAGTTTACGCAATATCAATTTCTTTGCCAGCGCCGCGTACAGCTTCTGTTGTTCATGAAATGGCGATAGCTCCTTTTTTTAATACCAGTACTTTGCTTACTAGCGGTCTTTATTTTTTGTTGGTATTCCTATTTGTAATTAATCGCTCAAAAGTTATAAATCTATTAGGTAAATTTTTAACACCATTAATAATAATAATTTTACTATCTATTATTGTTGTAGGTGTTGTTTCTGCTCCTTCAGTAGTAAATCCATCATCGTTTAAAACACCAATTATAAGCGGCTTGTTAGAAGGTTACCAAACATTCGATGCTATTGGCGCTGTAGTTATTGGGAGTGTTGTTGTTATTTCTTTAAAATTAAAAGGTTACAGTGCTTTCGAGGCGAAAAAAGAACTTATTAAAAAGTCTGGATTTGTGGCAGGATTAGGTTTATTTATAATATATACAGGACTAATTTTATGCGGCTCACTATATAATACTACATTTGTTGAGGCATCTTCAAGAACACAAATATTGTCTAGTTTAAGCACTCAAACACTGGGTCATGTAGGTACTATATTTTTAAGTGTTTTAGTCTCTTTAGCATGTTTTACTACTGCAATAGGTATTGTAACTGGAACTGCAGATTATGTTAAAAGCTTATTTAAAGAATCTCAAACAGCATATTATATTACAGCCTTTTTAGGTTGTATTCTTGGTGTTATTGTTGGTAAATTTAATGTTGGTTTTATAATTGATATTGCTCTTCCTGCATTAATGTTTATATATCCAATAACTATAATTTTAATTTTATTAAATGTACTACCAGTAAAATATACATCTAAGCTAGTATTTAGAGGTGTTGTTTTGGTAACTTTTTTATTCTCTATACCAGACTTTTTAAAGTTTATTGTATCATCTCCGCAAAAATTAGAACAAATAACAAGTCTAATACCTATGGCGAAATATAGCTTGGGTTGGGTTATGCCTGCAGTAATTATATTTTTAGTGTTAAATATTGAAAATTTTTCGACTAAGTCACTAACTAATTAA
- a CDS encoding carboxymuconolactone decarboxylase family protein, which yields MSTFNVPTKNEVSQKNQEIFNQLEKGLGFVPNLYATMAYSENALSNFLNFSNSKTSFSVKEKEVINLAVSQVNQCEYCLAAHTAIGKMNGFSDSEVIELRQGKASFDSKLESLAKLSKNIAENRGATDTVIVNSFFNAGYTKENLVDAITLVGEITITNYLHKTTEVPVDFPQAEALV from the coding sequence ATGAGCACATTTAATGTACCCACAAAAAACGAAGTCTCTCAAAAAAATCAGGAGATATTTAATCAATTAGAAAAAGGATTAGGATTTGTACCAAACCTATATGCAACAATGGCGTATAGTGAAAACGCGCTAAGTAATTTCTTGAATTTTTCAAATTCAAAAACATCCTTTTCAGTTAAAGAAAAAGAGGTTATAAATCTTGCAGTTAGTCAAGTAAATCAATGCGAATATTGTCTAGCAGCACATACAGCAATAGGAAAAATGAATGGCTTTTCAGATAGTGAAGTTATAGAACTTCGTCAAGGAAAAGCAAGTTTCGATTCGAAACTAGAAAGTTTAGCAAAACTATCTAAAAACATAGCAGAAAATAGAGGAGCTACAGATACGGTAATTGTAAATTCTTTTTTTAATGCAGGATATACAAAAGAAAATTTAGTAGATGCAATAACATTAGTAGGAGAAATAACAATCACTAATTACTTACATAAAACAACAGAAGTACCAGTGGATTTTCCACAAGCAGAAGCTTTAGTATAA
- a CDS encoding AraC family transcriptional regulator, whose amino-acid sequence MALQDIETYTFKDIFSLSVVQFDKACVVNKPEQVDVYSIYWIKKGKGLYNIDFKSFEFSENVLFFLSPGQVFSVENESIKEAYKITFIKDFYCIQTHDKEVSCNGVLFNNVYKVPFIKPCKSDTQKLSFILDSLIEEFKNVNTAQHDMLQSYLKQFIIHSVRIQSENYPVDKNIETRLFKDFSTILEQNYKTIHSVTEYAKRLGISPKSLTKNFQKIGAQTPSDIIKNRIIIEAKRQLIYTKQSVKEIAYSLGFNDSAYFSRYFSKATSKSPLQFRKDY is encoded by the coding sequence GTGGCATTACAAGATATAGAAACATATACATTTAAAGATATTTTTTCATTAAGTGTGGTCCAGTTTGATAAAGCTTGTGTTGTAAATAAACCAGAACAAGTAGATGTTTATAGTATTTATTGGATAAAAAAAGGAAAAGGACTTTATAATATAGATTTTAAAAGTTTTGAGTTTAGTGAAAATGTACTGTTTTTTCTGTCTCCAGGACAAGTGTTTTCCGTAGAAAACGAAAGTATAAAAGAAGCCTATAAAATTACCTTTATAAAAGATTTTTATTGCATACAAACACATGATAAAGAAGTATCATGTAATGGTGTACTTTTTAACAATGTATATAAGGTGCCTTTTATTAAACCATGTAAAAGCGATACGCAAAAACTAAGTTTTATACTCGATAGTTTAATAGAAGAATTTAAAAACGTTAACACTGCTCAACATGATATGCTGCAAAGCTATTTAAAGCAATTCATTATCCATTCAGTTCGCATACAAAGTGAAAACTATCCAGTAGATAAAAATATAGAAACCAGGCTTTTTAAAGATTTTAGTACAATCTTAGAACAAAATTATAAAACAATACACTCTGTAACAGAATATGCAAAACGCCTAGGAATATCACCAAAATCACTCACCAAAAATTTTCAAAAAATTGGCGCTCAAACACCAAGCGATATTATAAAAAACCGAATAATAATAGAAGCAAAACGTCAATTAATATACACTAAGCAATCTGTAAAAGAAATAGCTTATAGTTTAGGTTTTAACGACTCTGCCTACTTTAGCAGGTACTTTAGTAAAGCCACATCAAAATCACCATTACAATTTAGAAAAGACTATTAA
- a CDS encoding choice-of-anchor B family protein, translating to MLKNYTSIIFLLCFSTILFSQTPCDESTGMAGIYPCDNYDLMSNIPISVLASTNGTPEGSDIWGWTDPLTNKEYAIMATTNSTAFIDVTNPVNPIFLGRIESTNNSSSFWRDVKVYNNFAFIVADSVGNHGMQIFDLTILRDGPNPDLTYTSDPLDGNVATYTGDNGGLNIGSCHNIVINETAATAYLVGCGAANGGPIFIDISNPLSPITTGSYSASGYTHDAQVITYNGQDTNAEIAGVSSYVGREILVAANGATGGGTDKIVLIDVTDKNDPKFIQEVVYPQAGYAHQGWFTDDHRYYIMGDELDESGLGSNTTTFVFDMLDLDNPVLSSTYVAPFDAIDHNGYVKGNEFYLANYRAGMRVFDITNISNTNDANPSTPADNNNSMTEIGYFDTYPSSNSTAFNGAWSIYPYFQSGNIIISDIESGLFVVRESNTLSIPNFQPTNNFTISPNPTTSNSTIKGSKDNLIKSIEIYNILGQKVFNKNNINNETFVLPVKNFISGVYLIKINGRITKKLIVK from the coding sequence ATGTTAAAAAATTACACCTCTATTATATTCCTTTTATGTTTTTCAACTATACTTTTTTCACAAACACCTTGTGATGAATCCACAGGTATGGCAGGAATTTATCCATGTGACAATTATGATTTGATGTCAAATATTCCCATTTCTGTTTTAGCAAGCACTAACGGAACACCCGAAGGTAGCGATATTTGGGGCTGGACAGATCCTTTAACAAATAAAGAATACGCTATAATGGCTACAACAAATAGTACAGCCTTTATAGATGTAACAAATCCAGTAAATCCAATTTTTTTAGGAAGAATAGAATCTACAAATAATTCAAGTAGTTTTTGGAGAGACGTTAAGGTTTATAATAATTTTGCTTTTATAGTTGCAGATAGTGTTGGAAATCACGGTATGCAGATTTTTGATTTAACGATTCTTCGTGATGGACCTAACCCTGACTTAACCTATACCTCAGACCCTTTAGATGGTAATGTAGCAACCTATACAGGTGATAATGGTGGATTAAACATTGGTAGTTGCCATAATATTGTTATTAATGAAACTGCTGCTACTGCATATTTAGTAGGTTGTGGCGCTGCAAATGGCGGACCAATTTTCATAGATATTTCAAACCCGCTATCACCAATAACTACAGGAAGTTATTCTGCTAGCGGTTATACTCACGACGCTCAAGTAATTACTTATAATGGACAAGATACTAATGCAGAGATTGCAGGAGTAAGCAGCTATGTAGGTCGAGAAATATTAGTTGCAGCAAACGGTGCAACCGGTGGAGGAACAGATAAAATTGTTTTAATAGATGTAACAGATAAAAATGATCCTAAATTTATACAAGAAGTAGTGTATCCTCAAGCTGGATATGCACATCAAGGCTGGTTTACAGATGACCACAGATATTATATAATGGGAGATGAATTAGACGAATCTGGATTAGGATCTAATACAACTACTTTTGTTTTTGATATGCTAGATTTAGACAATCCTGTTTTATCTTCTACCTATGTCGCTCCGTTTGATGCTATAGATCATAATGGCTATGTTAAAGGAAACGAATTTTATTTAGCAAACTATCGTGCAGGCATGAGAGTTTTTGATATTACTAACATCTCAAACACTAACGATGCAAACCCATCAACTCCAGCAGACAATAATAATTCAATGACAGAGATTGGGTATTTTGACACATACCCAAGTAGCAACAGTACAGCTTTTAATGGCGCTTGGAGTATTTACCCTTATTTTCAAAGCGGAAATATTATTATTAGCGATATAGAAAGTGGACTTTTTGTAGTTAGAGAAAGTAATACTTTAAGCATTCCAAATTTTCAACCTACTAATAACTTTACAATATCTCCAAACCCAACAACCTCAAATTCAACAATTAAAGGATCTAAAGATAATTTAATAAAAAGTATAGAAATTTATAATATACTAGGCCAAAAAGTATTTAATAAGAACAATATTAATAATGAAACATTCGTTCTACCTGTAAAAAACTTTATCTCTGGAGTTTACTTAATTAAGATAAATGGTAGAATAACAAAAAAACTTATTGTAAAATAA
- a CDS encoding aminopeptidase P family protein: MKYHKIDSSLFIKNRKNFAQQMQPNSLAIFNSNDIYPISADSTLPFAQHRDIFYLSGVDQEESILVIFPDCPNPKNREILFLKETNEHIAVWEGEKLTKDAAFSTSGIKTVYWLQDLHKVLAEIMSQADTVYINTNEHYRANIETETREARFTKWLKDKYPAHRVAKSNPILQRLRSIKDQIELDLMQQACDITEKGFRRILNFVKPDVWEYNLEAEFMHEFLNNRSKGFAYTPIIGSGNNANVLHYIENNQQCKAGDLILIDAGAEYANYASDMTRTIPVSGKFTDRQKAVYNAVNRVKNDATKMLVPGTLWAEYHIEVGKLMTSELLGLGLLDKADVKNENPDWPAYKKYFMHGTSHHIGLDTHDYGILTEPMQENMVFTVEPGIYIPDEGFGIRLEDDVVVQKSGEPFNLMRNIPIEADEIEELMNK; this comes from the coding sequence ATGAAATACCACAAAATAGACAGTAGCCTTTTTATTAAAAATCGTAAAAACTTTGCGCAGCAAATGCAGCCTAATAGTCTTGCTATTTTTAACTCCAATGATATTTATCCAATTAGCGCAGATAGTACTTTACCTTTTGCACAACATAGAGATATTTTTTATTTGAGTGGCGTTGACCAAGAAGAAAGTATTTTAGTAATTTTTCCAGATTGTCCAAATCCTAAAAATCGTGAAATTTTATTTTTAAAAGAAACAAATGAACATATTGCTGTTTGGGAAGGCGAAAAGCTAACTAAAGATGCTGCTTTTTCTACTAGCGGAATAAAAACTGTTTACTGGCTACAAGATTTACATAAAGTTTTAGCCGAAATAATGTCTCAAGCAGACACTGTATATATAAATACAAACGAACATTATAGAGCTAATATAGAGACTGAAACTCGCGAAGCCCGTTTTACTAAATGGCTTAAAGATAAATATCCTGCACACCGCGTAGCTAAAAGCAACCCAATATTACAGCGTTTACGCTCTATTAAAGATCAAATTGAATTAGATTTAATGCAACAAGCCTGTGATATCACAGAAAAAGGCTTTAGAAGAATATTAAATTTTGTAAAACCAGATGTTTGGGAGTATAATCTTGAAGCTGAGTTTATGCATGAGTTTTTAAACAATCGATCTAAAGGTTTTGCCTACACACCTATAATTGGCTCTGGTAATAACGCTAATGTTTTACATTATATAGAAAACAACCAACAGTGTAAAGCTGGTGATTTAATTTTAATTGATGCTGGCGCAGAATATGCAAATTACGCTAGTGATATGACACGTACCATACCTGTTTCAGGAAAATTTACAGACAGACAAAAGGCTGTTTATAATGCTGTTAATCGTGTAAAAAATGACGCAACTAAAATGCTAGTCCCTGGAACTTTATGGGCAGAATACCATATTGAAGTTGGTAAATTAATGACTAGCGAATTATTAGGCCTAGGTTTACTTGATAAAGCTGATGTTAAAAACGAAAATCCAGACTGGCCTGCTTATAAAAAATACTTTATGCACGGAACAAGTCACCACATTGGTTTAGACACACATGATTATGGCATTTTAACAGAGCCTATGCAAGAAAACATGGTTTTTACTGTTGAACCAGGTATCTATATTCCAGATGAAGGTTTTGGTATTAGATTAGAAGATGACGTTGTAGTACAAAAAAGCGGAGAACCTTTTAATTTGATGAGAAATATCCCAATTGAAGCAGATGAAATTGAAGAGCTTATGAATAAATAA
- a CDS encoding cupredoxin domain-containing protein, which yields MKKVVAILVFTIVAAFNVNAQDTKSNKQAVKTVNLEETAGAFTQKSLTLSEGTYVFKVTNNNASPEVGLVLIQDGKDGANPENHIKEAYVSQLVKHGKTESSQPVTLTKGKYKYFCPYNKTPQYTLVVE from the coding sequence ATGAAAAAAGTAGTAGCCATTTTAGTATTTACAATAGTAGCAGCATTTAATGTAAACGCGCAAGATACAAAGAGTAATAAACAAGCAGTAAAAACTGTAAACTTAGAAGAAACTGCGGGAGCATTTACTCAAAAAAGTTTAACCTTAAGTGAAGGAACTTATGTATTTAAAGTAACAAATAATAATGCATCTCCAGAAGTAGGACTGGTTTTAATTCAAGATGGAAAAGATGGTGCAAACCCAGAAAACCATATAAAAGAAGCATATGTATCCCAGTTAGTAAAACATGGTAAAACAGAATCTTCACAGCCAGTAACTTTAACAAAAGGTAAGTATAAATACTTTTGTCCTTATAATAAGACACCACAATATACTTTAGTAGTTGAGTAA